The proteins below come from a single Corylus avellana chromosome ca3, CavTom2PMs-1.0 genomic window:
- the LOC132174043 gene encoding ankyrin repeat-containing protein At5g02620-like, translated as MDSRLVEAIKANDTSTLISLFQANEGIIEQRTADAMDTALHLACIEGHREIVRILLMHDVALALQYNSNGCTPLHMASMNGKVSVLEEFVLLAWASFYHATSEGHTVFHLAVIHGQYQALVYLVHTCNGTNLIHCQDHHGNTCLHLAVSGGRHQMAEFLINKTKVEINSRNFKGLTALDILDQAKNSRENRRLEATFVKAGGRRSIELLSRSPEVERFTSHGGINGGLEISIMNEFVSSGYKNSPAGISPGTSSRTSSPQQQVWETFPANLQQHKRVKKRHRERIGEFHNGHRNRQGEIYMEALQNARNTIILVAILIATVTFSAGISPPHGGVDDRDGRRNGTAGGRITAFKVFEVSNNIALFTSLSIVIVLVSIIPFRRKAQMTLLTVAHKVMWVSVAFMATAYVAATWVVMPQDDEGTYMLFVMLIVVSCGSLGVIFIGLAVKLVEHWLRKMKWRKQTRDGGARVVADPDMESQNSDVESSYLQGYHSY; from the exons ATGGATTCTAGGCTTGTAGAGGCAATAAAGGCAAACGACACGTCGACATTGATAAGCTTATTTCAAGCAAACGAAGGAATTATTGAGCAGAGAACAGCCGACGCCATGGACACAGCATTGCACCTCGCTTGCATTGAAGGGCACAGGGAGATAGTCAGGATTCTCCTGATGCATGACGTGGCTCTGGCTTTGCAATATAACAGCAATGGGTGCACCCCACTGCACATGGCATCAATGAATGGCAAAGTTTCGGTGCTTGAAGAGTTTGTGCTGCTCGCTTGGGCGTCGTTTTACCATGCCACGAGTGAGGGCCATACAGTCTTTCACCTTGCTGTGATACATGGGCAGTACCAGGCCCTTGTGTATTTGGTGCATACCTGCAACGGTACAAATCTCATTCACTGCCAAGATCATCATGGTAACACCTGTTTACATCTTGCAGTTTCTGGAGGCCGCCATCAG ATGGCAGAGTTCTTgatcaacaaaacaaaagtggAGATTAATTCTCGGAACTTCAAAGGACTCACAGCACTTGACATCCTCGACCAGGCCAAGAACAGCAGAGAGAATCGGCGTCTTGAAGCCACGTTTGTTAAAGCTGGTGGCAGAAGAAGTATCGAACTCTTATCCCGCTCGCCGGAAGTAGAAAGATTCACCAGTCACGGTGGCATAAATGGTGGATTGGAGATCTCCATTATGAATGAATTTGTTTCTTCTGGTTACAAGAACTCGCCAGCCGGAATCAGCCCCGGAACTAGCTCTAGAACTTCATCGCCACAGCAGCAAGTTTGGGAGACATTCCCAGCCAATCTGCAACAACACAAACGTGTTAAGAAAAGGCACCGGGAAAGGATAGGTGAGTTTCACAATGGCCACCGAAATAGGCAAGGTGAAATATACATGGAAGCTTTACAAAATGCTAGGAACACCATAATACTAGTTGCCATTTTGATTGCAACGGTTACTTTCTCTGCTGGAATCAGTCCTCCTCATGGCGGCGTTGATGACCGAGATGGAAGAAGGAATGGGACAGCGGGGGGCCGAATAACTGCTTTCAAGGTCTTTGAGGTGAGCAACAACATTGCATTGTTCACCTCTCTCTCCATAGTAATCGTTCTTGTCAGCATCATCCCTTTCAGAAGAAAGGCACAGATGACACTGCTGACGGTTGCTCACAAGGTCATGTGGGTGTCAGTGGCATTCATGGCGACAGCTTATGTTGCAGCCACATGGGTGGTCATGCCGCAGGATGATGAGGGGACATATATGTTGTTTGTGATGCTAATAGTAGTAAGCTGTGGCTCCTTGGGAGTGATTTTTATTGGTCTAGCTGTGAAGTTGGTTGAGCACTGGCTGAGGAAAATGAAGTGGAGAAAACAGACAAGGGATGGAGGGGCAAGAGTCGTTGCAGATCCTGACATGGAAAGTCAAAACTCAGATGTTGAGAGCTCATACTTGCAAGGATATCACTCATACTGA